The proteins below come from a single Benincasa hispida cultivar B227 chromosome 4, ASM972705v1, whole genome shotgun sequence genomic window:
- the LOC120076231 gene encoding uncharacterized protein LOC120076231, with protein MAFGATIRGFLNCIRPVLIVDVTHLRDKYSGKLLLATRVDGNNQIYQVAFDISSGETDESWVWFLQQLRCAIGQVHDLVIVSDRHPSIKKAIITVFPEAFYGICIHHLKANLLVNFKNKDIFDIFDKSAKASRESVFKYHWSQFAGYPGACKYLEDIGLERWARVYQCNRRYNQMTKNLAECINGVLKDARRLPITSFLDHIRGWLQDLYYRRRTEASNSTSRLSDYVMTIIRDAVDKASRYEV; from the coding sequence ATGGCTTTTGGTGCTACCATAAGGGGGTTTCTGAACTGCATTCGTCCTGTTTTAATTGTAGATGTAACACATTTAAGGGATAAATACAGTGGTAAACTCCTGCTTGCGACTAGGGTCGAtggaaataatcaaatataccAAGTCGCATTcgatatatctagtggagaaaCTGATGAATCTTGGGTGTGGTTCCTTCAACAATTAAGATGTGCAATTGGGCAAGTTCATGATTTGGTTATAGTATCAGATAGACACCCTAGCATAAAAAAGGCAATTATCACGGTCTTCCCAGAAGCTTTTTATGGTATCTGCATCCATCATTTGAAAGCtaatttattagttaattttaagaataaagatATTTTCGATATTTTCGATAAATCAGCGAAGGCAAGTCGTGAGTCTGtgttcaagtaccattggagtcaATTTGCAGGGTATCCAGGTGCATGCAAATACCTAGAGGATATCGGTCTTGAGCGGTGGGCTAGGGTGTACCAATGTAATAGAAGATACAATCAGATGACAAAAAATCTCGCCGAATGCATAAACGGAGTGTTAAAAGATGCACGACGGTTGCCAATAACTTCATTTCTAGACCATATTAGAGGTTGGTTACAAGATTTGTATTACAGACGTCGAACGGAAGCATCAAACAGTACATCAAGACTGTCGGACTATGTGATGACAATAATTCGTGACGCGGTGGACAAAGCGAGCAGATATGAAGTTTGA